The Xiphophorus couchianus chromosome 5, X_couchianus-1.0, whole genome shotgun sequence genome includes a region encoding these proteins:
- the znf207b gene encoding BUB3-interacting and GLEBS motif-containing protein ZNF207 isoform X2, with translation MGRKKKKQMKPWCWYCNRDFDDEKILIQHQKAKHFKCHICHKKLYTGPGLAIHCMQVHKETIDSVPNAIPGRTDIELEIYGMEGIPEKDMQERRRTLEQKSQESQKKKSNNQDDSDDDDDDDEAGPSVQHVAAVQSQAGYVAPMTQPGMPPVAGVPGMPPAGYQGMPPMMPGVPPMMHGMPPAMPGMPPAMMQMGGMMPPMMPGMPGIPPGIPPHMAPRPGMPHIAPTPAAGPIPSRPAAPVVQPAVTKPLFPSAAQMGSGVNSSTTSVSSPPADHQSASSQPPFSNMPQAQQNPSVAAASNSLSTASSSEPHKATFPAYTQPSVSSSTSSSSNPSSSTVAKPPATVTSKPATLTTTSATSKLIHPDEDISLEEMKAQLPRYQRLIPRAGQAHTAAAPPVAAGIMPPQQGLPPQQPGMRHPMHGQYGAPPQGMPGYMPGGMPPYGQGPPMGMRPPVMSPAGRY, from the exons ATGGGgcgaaagaagaagaagcaaatgAAGCCGTGGTGCTG GTACTGTAATCGAGACTTTGACGATGAGAAAATTCTCATTCAGCATCAaaaggcaaaacattttaaatgccaCATTTGCCACAAGAAGCTATATACCGGTCCCGGCTTGGCTATTCACTGCATGCAG GTACACAAAGAGACGATTGACAGTGTACCGAACGCAATTCCAGGAAGAACAGACATCGAGTTGGAAATCTATGGCATGGAGGGAATTCCAGAGAAAGACATGCAGGAGAGAAGACGAACGTTAGAACAGAAATCACAAG AGAGTCAGAAGAAGAAGTCAAACAATCAGGATGACTCTGATGAcgacgacgatgatgatgagGCGGGACCATCTGTCCAGCATGTAGCTGCTGTCCAGTCCCAGGCCGGGTACGTTGCACCAATGACCCAACCTGGAATGCCCCCTGTGGCTGGCGTACCTGGGATGCCTCCTGCAGGATATCAAG gaaTGCCTCCGATGATGCCAGGTGTTCCTCCCATGATGCACGGCATGCCTCCTGCCATGCCTGGAATGCCACCAGC CATGATGCAGATGGGAGGGATGATGCCTCCCATGATGCCAGGGATGCCTGGAATTCCTCCAG GAATCCCCCCTCACATGGCTCCAAGGCCGGGGATGCCCCACATCGCTCCTACCCCTGCAGCCGGACCAATCCCCAGCCGACCTGCAGCACCAGTGGTGCAGCCTGCTGTCACAAAGCCCCTCTTCCCCAGCGCAGCGCAG ATGGGCTCTGGTGTTAACAGCAGCACTACAAGCGTTTCCTCTCCACCTGCAGACCATCAGTCTGCCTCTTCCCAGCCTCCCTTTTCTAACATGCCCCAA GCCCAGCAGAACCCTTCAGTCGCTGCAGCGTCAAACTCACTCAGCACTGCCTCGTCCTCTGAGCCTCACAAAGCAACTTTCCCCGCCTACACCCAGCCCTCTGTCTCCTCttccacttcttcttcttctaatcCCTCTAGCAGCACTGTGGCTAAACCCCCGGCCACAGTGACCAGTAAGCCTGCCACCCTCACCACCACGAGTGCAACTAGTAAGTTGATCCACCCTGATGAGGATATCTCACTG GAGGAGATGAAGGCTCAGTTGCCGCGTTACCAGCGTCTCATACCCAGGGCTGGTCAGGCCCACACTGCTGCTGCCCCTCCGGTGGCAGCTGGCATAATGCCCCCTCAGCAGGGTTTGCCACCACAGCAGCCTGGCATGAGGCATCCCATGCATG